Proteins encoded together in one Lathyrus oleraceus cultivar Zhongwan6 chromosome 5, CAAS_Psat_ZW6_1.0, whole genome shotgun sequence window:
- the LOC127080810 gene encoding zinc finger BED domain-containing protein RICESLEEPER 2-like gives MNGMMGDGKCFHMRCAAHILNLVVNEGLKDKHLSITSVRDAVRFVKSSPHRAAKFKECIEFAGITCKKLVCLDVSTRWNATYLMLEVAEKFQAAFDKLEYEESSYREFFGKGSPPSSDDWDIVRAFISFLKLFYEATNVFSTSQSVSLYSAFHQVSAIYCELKQATMNLNGVFASVGGDMMEKYNRYWGCATKMNKLIYFGIILDPRYKLSYIEWTFKDMYGVGSVFATGLIKSIKESLQKLYDWYKQAYDQNHNRQPLGNGENNVSNDETTAGRPSLMARADAFEQHLEEQDSIDQQNELEGFYSSKCVKRDPKFDLLVWWKHNSTQYPILSTIAKDIFATPVSTVASESAFSTGGRVLETYRSSLKPEMAEALICTQNWLKSSFTYFKDLNLMEDFELSEDIIAEFEEISSTARRGSLPSQPQPSGCA, from the exons ATGAATGGGATGATGGGGGATGGAAAATGTTTTCATATGAGGTGCGCTGCTCACATATTGAATTTGGTGGTAAATGAGGGTTTGAAAGATAAGCATTTGTCTATTACTAGTGTTAGGGATGCTGTTAGATTTGTCAAGTCCTCACCTCATAGGGCAGCCAAGTTTAAAGAGTGCATTGAATTTGCTGGAATAACTTGTAAAAAACTAGTATGTCTCGATGTTTCAACTCGTTGGAACGCGACATATTTGatgcttgaggttgcagagaaATTTCAAGCTGCTTTTGATAAGCTTGAGTATGAAGAGTCGAGCTATAGGGAGTTCTTTGGAAAAGGTAGTCCTCCTAGTAGTGATGATTGGGACATTGTTAGAGCTTTCATCTCTTTTTTAAAGTTATTCTATGAAGCAACTAATGTTTTTTCCACCTCTCAAAGTGTGAGTTTATATAGTGCTTTTCACCAAGTGTCTGCGATCTATTGTGAGCTGAAGCAAGCTACTATGAACTTGAATGGTGTTTTTGCAAGTGTGGGTGGGGACATGATGGAAAAGTATAATAGATATTGGGGGTGTGCTACTAAGATGAACAAGTTGAtttattttggaatcattttggatCCAAGATACAAGTTGAGTTATATTGAGTGGACTTTTAAGGATATGTATGGAGTCGGATCTGTGTTTGCTACCGGGTTGATCAAATCTATAAAAGAGAGCTTACAAAAATTGTATGATTGGTATAAGCAAGCTTATGACCAAAATCATAATAGACAACCTCTTGGTAATGGTGAAAACAATGTTTCCAATGATGAAACAACAGCTGGCCGTCCTTCACTAATGGCTAGAGCCGATGCTTTTGAGCAACATTTAGAGGAACAAGACTCGATTGATCAACAAAATGAGCTTGAGGGTTTTTACTCTAGTAAGTGTGTCAAAAGGGATCCTAAATTTGACCTTCTTGTGTGGTGGAAACACAATTCAACACAATATCCTATTTTATCTACAATAGCTAAAGATATTTTTGCCACACCAGTGTCTACGGTTGCATCAGAAAGTGCCTTTAGTACGGGAGGGAGAGTCTTAGAAACTTATAGGAGCTCCCTAAAACCTGAAATGGCAGAGGCATTAATTTGCACCCAGAATTGGTTAAAGTCGTCTTTTACCTATTTCAAAGACTTGAACCTCATGGAAGATTTTGAGCTTTCTGAAGATATTATAGCAG AATTTGAAGAAATTTCTTCTACAGCAAGAAGAGGATCTTTACCATCTCAGCCACAACCTTCTGGTTGTGCTTGA